In Saccharomonospora marina XMU15, one genomic interval encodes:
- a CDS encoding HAD family hydrolase, with translation MVSAVVFDVGETLLDDSREWRAWADWMGVSPHTFSTVLGAVTAAGRDNVETFEYFRPGFDLVRERQLREEAGCGEQIDDSDLYPDVRPSLAVLRASGLWVGVAGNQTPRAGELLRALNLPVDYVGTSGEWGVAKPNPGFFERVVDVAPGRADQIVYVGDHRDNDVLPAKATGLRVALIRRGPWGYLWADDPVVRENADWVIDSLAELPTLLLDR, from the coding sequence CGGTGGTGTTCGACGTGGGTGAGACGCTGCTGGACGATTCACGCGAGTGGCGTGCGTGGGCCGACTGGATGGGGGTGTCTCCGCATACCTTCTCGACTGTGCTCGGTGCTGTGACGGCGGCGGGCCGGGACAATGTCGAGACGTTCGAGTATTTTCGCCCTGGCTTTGACCTGGTTCGTGAGCGGCAGTTGCGGGAGGAGGCCGGGTGTGGAGAGCAGATCGACGACAGCGATCTGTACCCGGATGTGCGGCCCAGTTTGGCGGTCCTCCGCGCTTCAGGCTTGTGGGTGGGTGTCGCAGGCAACCAGACTCCGCGGGCTGGCGAGCTGTTGCGGGCATTAAATTTGCCCGTGGATTACGTCGGCACGTCTGGCGAATGGGGTGTGGCGAAGCCGAACCCCGGTTTCTTCGAGCGCGTGGTTGACGTCGCGCCCGGTCGGGCTGATCAGATCGTGTATGTCGGTGATCACCGTGACAACGACGTGCTGCCTGCCAAGGCGACCGGTCTCCGCGTCGCGTTGATCCGGCGTGGCCCGTGGGGGTATCTCTGGGCCGACGACCCCGTGGTCAGGGAGAACGCCGATTGGGTGATCGACTCGCTTGCCGAGCTACCCACACTTCTGCTTGATCGATAG